A genome region from Hevea brasiliensis isolate MT/VB/25A 57/8 chromosome 9, ASM3005281v1, whole genome shotgun sequence includes the following:
- the LOC110653442 gene encoding uncharacterized protein LOC110653442 isoform X2: protein MPTFWTNIVYILKIFGPLVRVLRLVNGEKMPAMGYIYEAMDRAKEAIAKSFDENEEKYRTIFEIIDKRWESQLHRPLHAAGYYLNPEFFYSNEKINEDVEVVTSLYQVVARLIPSKEEQDKIMAQLPFYQNAEGIFGMDMAIRNRKKVSLATWWLTYGATTPNLRNFAVKVLSLTCSASGCERNWSISEHIHSKKKK, encoded by the exons ATGCCTACTTTTTGGACTAATATTGTTTATATCTTAAAGATATTTGGTCCATTAGTTCGTGTGCTTAGATTAGTTAATGGTGAGAAAATGCCTGCAATGGGATATATTTATGAGGCGATGGATAGGGCTAAAGAAGCAATTGCAAAGTCATTtgatgaaaatgaagaaaaatacaGGACAATTTTTGAGATTATTGATAAACGATGGGAAAGCCAACTCCATCGACCTTTGCACGCAGCTGGATATTATTTGAATCctgaatttttttattcaaatgaGAAAATTAATGAAGATGTTGAGGTTGTTACCAGTTTATACCAAGTTGTAGCAAGGTTGATTCCAAGCAAAGAAGAGCAAGACAAAATAATGGCACAATTACCTTTTTATCAAAATGCTGAAGGTATCTTTGGGATGGATATGGCAATTAGGAATCGAAAGAAAGTATCTCTAG ctACATGGTGGCTAACTTATGGAGCAACAACTccaaatttgagaaattttgctGTTAAAGTGCTTAGCCTCACTTGTAGTGCATCTGGTTGTGAGCGTAATTGGAGCATCTCTGAGCAT ATTCAcagtaaaaaaaagaaataa
- the LOC110653442 gene encoding uncharacterized protein LOC110653442 isoform X1 has protein sequence MPTFWTNIVYILKIFGPLVRVLRLVNGEKMPAMGYIYEAMDRAKEAIAKSFDENEEKYRTIFEIIDKRWESQLHRPLHAAGYYLNPEFFYSNEKINEDVEVVTSLYQVVARLIPSKEEQDKIMAQLPFYQNAEGIFGMDMAIRNRKKVSLATWWLTYGATTPNLRNFAVKVLSLTCSASGCERNWSISEHVSDKTSPFRIIPFICSFKNYTY, from the exons ATGCCTACTTTTTGGACTAATATTGTTTATATCTTAAAGATATTTGGTCCATTAGTTCGTGTGCTTAGATTAGTTAATGGTGAGAAAATGCCTGCAATGGGATATATTTATGAGGCGATGGATAGGGCTAAAGAAGCAATTGCAAAGTCATTtgatgaaaatgaagaaaaatacaGGACAATTTTTGAGATTATTGATAAACGATGGGAAAGCCAACTCCATCGACCTTTGCACGCAGCTGGATATTATTTGAATCctgaatttttttattcaaatgaGAAAATTAATGAAGATGTTGAGGTTGTTACCAGTTTATACCAAGTTGTAGCAAGGTTGATTCCAAGCAAAGAAGAGCAAGACAAAATAATGGCACAATTACCTTTTTATCAAAATGCTGAAGGTATCTTTGGGATGGATATGGCAATTAGGAATCGAAAGAAAGTATCTCTAG ctACATGGTGGCTAACTTATGGAGCAACAACTccaaatttgagaaattttgctGTTAAAGTGCTTAGCCTCACTTGTAGTGCATCTGGTTGTGAGCGTAATTGGAGCATCTCTGAGCATGTAAGTGACAAAACATCTCCCTTTAGAATTATACCTTTCATTTGTTCTTTCAAAAATTAtacttattaa